The following are encoded in a window of Primulina eburnea isolate SZY01 chromosome 4, ASM2296580v1, whole genome shotgun sequence genomic DNA:
- the LOC140829799 gene encoding uncharacterized protein isoform X3 gives MLVASGGIGSSIGNEVGSNVDIDIGAKKNGNFDHVSQSNLRNVSLGDICANTKCKLLHWCTDELVVAEGRIASTDPNTKVHHVVLGRSCWKVWVDKFGVEG, from the exons ATGTTA GTTGCCAGTGGTGGCATTGGTAGCAGTATTGGGAATGAAGTTGGTAGTAATGTTGATATCGATATTGGTGCCAAGAAAAATGGTAATTTTGATCATGTTTCTCAA TCAAATTTGAGGAATGTGAGTCTTGGAGATATCTGTGCTAATACTAAATGTAAGCTGCTTCATTGGTGTACTGATGAATTAGTTGTTGCAGAAGGTCGAATTGCATCCACAGATCCAAACACAAAAGTGCATCACGTTGTTCTTGGTAGATCGTGTTGGAAAGTTTGGGTTGATAAGTTTGGTGTAGAAGGTTGA
- the LOC140829799 gene encoding uncharacterized protein isoform X1 — translation MGFGVTQSKVGALVKQNEIVQQLQTMVQSLQQQMQQNQLEMQEMSSMFLQSMNQQNQQEHVASGGIGSSIGNEVGSNVDIDIGAKKNGNFDHVSQSNLRNVSLGDICANTKCKLLHWCTDELVVAEGRIASTDPNTKVHHVVLGRSCWKVWVDKFGVEG, via the exons ATGGGCTTCGGAGTTACACAATCGAAAGTTGGAGCTTTAGTGAAACAAAATGAAATTGTTCAACAACTTCAAACTATGGTACAAAGCCTTCAACAACAAATGCaacaaaatcagctagaaatgCAAGAAATGAGTTCAATGTTTTTACAAAGTATGAATCAACAAAATCAGCAAGAACAT GTTGCCAGTGGTGGCATTGGTAGCAGTATTGGGAATGAAGTTGGTAGTAATGTTGATATCGATATTGGTGCCAAGAAAAATGGTAATTTTGATCATGTTTCTCAA TCAAATTTGAGGAATGTGAGTCTTGGAGATATCTGTGCTAATACTAAATGTAAGCTGCTTCATTGGTGTACTGATGAATTAGTTGTTGCAGAAGGTCGAATTGCATCCACAGATCCAAACACAAAAGTGCATCACGTTGTTCTTGGTAGATCGTGTTGGAAAGTTTGGGTTGATAAGTTTGGTGTAGAAGGTTGA
- the LOC140829799 gene encoding uncharacterized protein isoform X2, whose product MGFGVTQSKVGALVKQNEIVQQLQTMVQSLQQQMQQNQLEMQEMSSMFLQSMNQQNQQEHVASGGIGSSIGNEVGSNVDIDIGAKKNGNFDHVSQKVELHPQIQTQKCITLFLVDRVGKFGLISLV is encoded by the exons ATGGGCTTCGGAGTTACACAATCGAAAGTTGGAGCTTTAGTGAAACAAAATGAAATTGTTCAACAACTTCAAACTATGGTACAAAGCCTTCAACAACAAATGCaacaaaatcagctagaaatgCAAGAAATGAGTTCAATGTTTTTACAAAGTATGAATCAACAAAATCAGCAAGAACAT GTTGCCAGTGGTGGCATTGGTAGCAGTATTGGGAATGAAGTTGGTAGTAATGTTGATATCGATATTGGTGCCAAGAAAAATGGTAATTTTGATCATGTTTCTCAA AAGGTCGAATTGCATCCACAGATCCAAACACAAAAGTGCATCACGTTGTTCTTGGTAGATCGTGTTGGAAAGTTTGGGTTGATAAGTTTGGTGTAG